The bacterium nucleotide sequence GAGGTCTGCTTCTTGCCCTTCACGACCTCGACGACGTTCTCCTCGGGAATGAGGATCTCGTCGATCTCCGCCTCGTGACCGGACGTGCGGGCACGCTCCAGCAGCGACCGCTTGGCCTTGGCCTCGTGACCCGAGTACGTATGAACGATGTACCACTTCTTGTCCATGGGTCGGTCATCCTCAGTTGAGGAGCAGCTCCATCACGTTCGTCAGTCCGGCATCGATCAGGGCGAGGACCAGTGTCAGGAAGGCGACGATCACGACGACGCCCACCGTTCCCCCTACGTACTCGCGCTGGCCGGGCCAGGTGATCTTGTTGAACTCGGTCCGGACGTCGGCGAAGTAGCTTCGCCCGTTCTGGACCCAGGTCATCGGGTTCATCTCCACTACTGCTTCCACGCCTTCCCGAGCTGTTTTGAAACTTGGCAGGTGCGGAGGGACTTGAACCCCCAACCTCCGGATTTGGAGTCCGGTGCACTACCAGTTGTGCTACGCACCTGTGCCGCGACCGGCGCTTCTGGCGACGGTCGCGTTCTTCTTTTCTACTCGATGATCTCGGTGACGACGCCGGAGCCGACCGTTCGACCGCCCTCGCGGATGGCGAAGCGCTGCTCGCGATCCATGGCGATCGGCGTGATCAACTCCACCGTCATCTCGATATTGTCTCCGGGCATCACCATC carries:
- the secE gene encoding preprotein translocase subunit SecE, which translates into the protein MTWVQNGRSYFADVRTEFNKITWPGQREYVGGTVGVVVIVAFLTLVLALIDAGLTNVMELLLN
- the tuf gene encoding elongation factor Tu (EF-Tu; promotes GTP-dependent binding of aminoacyl-tRNA to the A-site of ribosomes during protein biosynthesis; when the tRNA anticodon matches the mRNA codon, GTP hydrolysis results; the inactive EF-Tu-GDP leaves the ribosome and release of GDP is promoted by elongation factor Ts; many prokaryotes have two copies of the gene encoding EF-Tu) — encoded protein: EGGRHTPFFTGYRPQFYFRTTDVTGVAHLPDGTEMVMPGDNIEMTVELITPIAMDREQRFAIREGGRTVGSGVVTEIIE